From a single Rhodococcus qingshengii JCM 15477 genomic region:
- a CDS encoding SWIM zinc finger family protein, protein MTSPWTAGQVASVAPDAASLAAARKLAGSWSHAGNRGLALWGLCQGSGSKPYQAVVDLRGPAYKCSCPSRKFPCKHALGLLVEWSEGRVPSADEPADFAAEWLLRREEKAETRGERAETGDEAPKRAPDPATAQKRADRVASGLVELDLWITDQIRSGLAAMDTSWAGFDAVAARMVDAQAPGVAGTLRALAGTVASTENWPEKVLDELARLHLLVAAHQKLSELPEDLADSVKAHVGYPVSTESVMESIPVKENWMILGSGITEEKRLFTRTVWMLGRNSKRWAMLLDFSHGSPNFATETPPVGFLLNADVHFYPGAAALRARIGVTHGEPEPFTTMPFGSIDTALQQFTDALAADPWLRSWPAVISSVVPSFVDGSWFVVDESGTALRAEGDSDLLWKLLGISGGYPVTVCGTWNALALTPISVFTGGQVIVL, encoded by the coding sequence GTGACTTCGCCGTGGACAGCTGGGCAGGTGGCGTCGGTAGCTCCGGACGCCGCATCGCTGGCCGCTGCGCGCAAGTTGGCTGGTTCGTGGAGCCATGCCGGCAACAGGGGTCTCGCGCTCTGGGGGCTGTGTCAGGGCAGCGGCTCGAAGCCGTATCAAGCAGTGGTCGACCTGAGGGGCCCTGCATACAAGTGCTCGTGCCCCAGTCGAAAGTTTCCGTGCAAACATGCTCTGGGGCTGTTGGTGGAATGGTCGGAAGGGCGTGTGCCGTCGGCGGACGAGCCCGCCGACTTCGCGGCAGAGTGGTTGTTGCGCCGCGAGGAGAAGGCCGAGACCCGCGGCGAAAGGGCTGAGACCGGCGACGAGGCTCCCAAGAGGGCTCCCGACCCGGCGACAGCGCAGAAGCGCGCCGACCGCGTTGCGAGCGGTCTCGTCGAATTGGACCTGTGGATCACCGATCAGATCCGCAGTGGTCTGGCAGCGATGGACACATCCTGGGCGGGCTTCGACGCAGTAGCTGCTCGAATGGTGGATGCTCAGGCGCCTGGTGTCGCAGGCACACTTCGAGCCTTGGCGGGCACCGTTGCGTCTACCGAGAACTGGCCTGAGAAAGTCCTCGACGAGTTGGCTCGGTTGCACCTGCTGGTTGCTGCGCATCAGAAGCTGTCCGAGTTGCCGGAAGATCTTGCCGATTCGGTGAAAGCACACGTCGGCTATCCGGTCTCAACCGAGAGTGTGATGGAATCGATTCCGGTGAAAGAGAACTGGATGATTCTCGGTTCCGGGATCACCGAGGAGAAGCGACTGTTCACCCGAACGGTGTGGATGCTCGGCAGGAATTCGAAGCGGTGGGCCATGCTGCTCGACTTCTCCCACGGGTCACCCAATTTTGCCACCGAAACGCCGCCAGTCGGGTTTCTGCTCAACGCCGATGTTCATTTCTATCCCGGTGCCGCGGCATTGCGGGCGCGGATAGGGGTCACGCACGGAGAACCGGAGCCCTTCACAACCATGCCGTTCGGAAGCATCGACACTGCGTTGCAGCAGTTTACCGATGCCCTCGCCGCGGATCCATGGTTGCGCTCGTGGCCGGCAGTGATCAGTTCGGTGGTCCCGTCGTTCGTCGACGGATCATGGTTTGTCGTCGACGAATCGGGCACAGCGCTTCGGGCAGAGGGTGATTCGGATCTTCTGTGGAAGTTGCTCGGCATTTCCGGCGGTTACCCGGTCACAGTCTGCGGAACGTGGAACGCGCTGGCTCTTACTCCGATCTCGGTTTTCACGGGAGGGCAGGTGATCGTGCTGTGA